Sequence from the Clostridium butyricum genome:
TAGGGAAACATGGGGGATTGAATATAAAGTTATTTATGGAGATCCAAGCAAAAGTATAGTATGGACTCAATTAGATTTATATTTATCCAAAACATTCTGGTATCCAGAAGGAGAGGGGCTTGTAATTTCAGCTACATGTATAGATTCAGGTGGACATAATACAGAAGAAGTATATAAATTCTGTAAAGTACGTGAACAAAGAAGAATATATGCAATTAAGGGTATGGGTGGCTATGGAATACCATTTATTCATAAAATGTCACGAAATAATCTTATAAAGTGCATGTTATTCATACTTGGAGTTGATAATGGTAAAGAAAATATACTTTCAAGATTGAATATTAAAGAGATTGGCCCTGGATATTGCCATTTTCCAATAGAAGAAGATAAGGGATATGATGAAAAATACTTTAAAGCATTAACATCAGAAAAAAGAGTATTAAAAATAAAGAAAGGAAAGCGTACTTATGAATGGGTAAAGAAATCTAGTGGAATACGAAATGAAGCATTTGACTTAAGAAACTATGCAAATGCAGCATATGAAATATTAAATCCTAATGTTGAAGAGATGGCTAAAAGGAATATGAATGGAAATATTTTTATGCAGATAAATAGGAATAACAGAAAAAAGAAAAATAAAAGTTCAAAAGGTTTATAAGGTGTTCATGAGGAACACCTTCTTTATTAAAAGGAGGAAACGATATGGTATTTAATATAGAGACTTGTAGAGAGCATTTAGATGCATGGCTTAAAGCAGAATTAGCAGTTTGTAATGGTCAAAGTTATTCAATAGCTGGAAGAACACTGACAAGAGCTAATTTATCAAGTATAAAAGCACAAATTGATTATTGGAAAAGTGAATTAGCAAAAGCAAATAACATAGAAAAAAGAAGAGGAAGAAATAGAGTATTTAGAATAGTTCCTAGAGATTTATAGGAGGAATAACATGAATGTTATAGATAGAGCAATAGCATCATTCAACCCTGAAAAAGCCTTAAGAAGAGAATTTGCGAGAAAGAAACTTGATTTTATCAATACTGGATATTCAAACTATGGAGCAAGTAGAAGCAAAAAATCATTACTAGGATGGCTGAGTAGAGGTGGATCACCTAAAGAAGATATTTCAGATAATATTAAAACTCTTAGGCAAAGATCAAGAGATTTATTTATGGGTGCTCCTATTGCAACATCTGCACTTAAAACAACAAGAACAAATGTTATAGGGGCAGGATTAAGGTTAAAATCACAGATTGATGGAGAATTTTTAGGACTTACACCAGAAGAAACAAGAAATCTTGAAACACAAATTGAACGTGAATTTAGCTTATGGGCTGAGAGTAAGAATTGTGATGTAGAAAGAATAAATGATTTTTATGAACTTCAACAGGTGGCGTTTTTAAGCTGGATTATGAATGGTGATGCATTTGTAATGTTACCCACTATAAAAAGAATCAATGAGATATACGATATTAGAATACTATTAATTGAAGCTGACAGAGTTTGTAATAAGAACTATGTTTCTAATTCAGAGACACTTCAAGAGGGTGTTGAAACAAATGAAAATGGTGAAATAACATACTATCATATATGTTCAAGGCATCCATTAGCAACAACATGGGATAAAGCTCCTAAATGGATTAAAGTAAAAGCTTATGGAAGTAAAACTGGAAGACCTAATATATTACATCTCATGGAGAGTGAGAGAATAGGACAAAGAAGG
This genomic interval carries:
- a CDS encoding DUF6148 family protein, whose product is MVFNIETCREHLDAWLKAELAVCNGQSYSIAGRTLTRANLSSIKAQIDYWKSELAKANNIEKRRGRNRVFRIVPRDL
- a CDS encoding phage portal protein, producing MNVIDRAIASFNPEKALRREFARKKLDFINTGYSNYGASRSKKSLLGWLSRGGSPKEDISDNIKTLRQRSRDLFMGAPIATSALKTTRTNVIGAGLRLKSQIDGEFLGLTPEETRNLETQIEREFSLWAESKNCDVERINDFYELQQVAFLSWIMNGDAFVMLPTIKRINEIYDIRILLIEADRVCNKNYVSNSETLQEGVETNENGEITYYHICSRHPLATTWDKAPKWIKVKAYGSKTGRPNILHLMESERIGQRRGVPILAPVIEALKQLSRYTEAELMAAVVSGMFTVFIESKNTDDGNVFGSNINFEDEIDSDDDTTYELGNGAVVQLGEGETAKEINPGRPNTAFDGFVNAITRQIGAALEIPKELLTKEFTASYSASRAALLEAWKMFRMRRTWMANDFCQPIFVEWMHEAVAKGRIYAPGFFNNPLIRKAYCNAEWSGPSAGQLDPNKEVDAAIKRIDNGFSTAAKETMELTGGDYYQNIKQRKQEVTLIEEVRNIVREAEQSKITNS